One Actinoplanes missouriensis 431 DNA segment encodes these proteins:
- a CDS encoding response regulator transcription factor gives MRVLVADDERLLADAVAQGLRRLSMAVDVVYDGDSALERVAVNRYDVAVLDRDMPGCGGDEVCRRVAAAQQGTKVLMLTAAAGIRDRVEGLGLGADDYLTKPFAFAELAARVQALSRRSGVALPPVLDRAGIVLDSTRYTVTRDGQLLSLSSKEFAILHVLMRAEGRVVSTEELLEQAWDEHADPFTNTVRMTVMTLRRKLGDPPVIHTVRRAGYRIG, from the coding sequence ATGCGGGTGCTCGTGGCGGACGACGAACGTCTGCTCGCCGACGCCGTCGCGCAGGGACTCCGCCGGCTGTCGATGGCCGTCGACGTGGTCTACGACGGCGACAGCGCCCTGGAACGCGTCGCGGTGAACCGGTACGACGTCGCCGTCCTGGACCGGGACATGCCCGGATGCGGGGGAGACGAGGTGTGCCGCCGGGTCGCCGCCGCGCAGCAGGGCACCAAGGTCCTGATGCTGACCGCCGCGGCCGGCATCCGCGACCGGGTCGAGGGGCTGGGGCTGGGCGCCGACGACTACCTGACCAAGCCGTTCGCGTTCGCCGAGCTGGCCGCGCGGGTGCAGGCGCTGTCCCGCCGATCCGGCGTCGCGCTGCCGCCGGTGCTCGACCGGGCCGGCATCGTCCTGGACAGCACCCGCTACACGGTCACCCGGGACGGGCAGCTGCTGTCCCTGTCGTCGAAGGAGTTCGCCATCCTGCACGTGCTGATGCGTGCCGAAGGTCGCGTGGTCAGCACCGAGGAGCTGCTGGAACAGGCCTGGGACGAGCACGCCGACCCGTTCACCAACACGGTCCGGATGACGGTCATGACGCTGCGCCGCAAACTCGGCGACCCGCCGGTGATCCACACCGTCCGCCGGGCCGGCTACCGGATCGGCTGA
- a CDS encoding HAMP domain-containing sensor histidine kinase, whose protein sequence is MNRSAARRVLLVCAILLVAAQAVPAIADQVLALWREFGPGWCTLPIGRAPDANTSFVCTQIFRRPSIPGLLARLVVLAAALAACYPLVRWCLRPVRDLAAGIDAVGPQNLGHRLRPGSGRDEVAVLARAIDDMMDRIAVGYEAQRRFAADASHELRTPLAVQRTLIEVSMADELTTEQLELLTEQLLVTNERNERLIEGLLVLSESDRGLMTRTPLRLDEIAAAVVDSHRKRAAEAGVTMSSTLRPRTVVGEKVLLERLVTNLVQNAVKYNRPGGTIDVQVGDEPALIVLNTGDDVPPEDVPALFEPFRRKSATRIDHSGGAGLGLAIARSITQAHEGLISASSTGHDGLRVEVTFPPVPRSQ, encoded by the coding sequence ATGAACCGTTCCGCCGCCCGCCGGGTGCTGCTCGTCTGCGCGATCCTGCTGGTCGCGGCGCAGGCCGTGCCGGCGATCGCGGACCAGGTCCTCGCCCTGTGGCGCGAGTTCGGCCCCGGCTGGTGCACGTTGCCGATCGGCCGGGCCCCGGACGCGAACACCTCGTTCGTCTGCACCCAGATCTTCCGGCGCCCGAGCATCCCCGGCCTGCTCGCCCGGCTGGTCGTCCTCGCCGCCGCGCTGGCCGCCTGCTACCCGCTGGTCCGCTGGTGCCTGCGCCCGGTCCGGGACCTCGCGGCCGGCATCGACGCGGTCGGCCCGCAGAACCTCGGCCACCGGCTGCGTCCCGGATCGGGCCGCGACGAGGTCGCCGTGCTGGCCCGCGCGATCGACGACATGATGGACCGGATCGCGGTCGGTTACGAGGCGCAGCGCCGGTTCGCCGCCGACGCCTCCCACGAGCTGCGCACCCCGCTCGCCGTGCAGCGGACGCTGATCGAGGTCAGCATGGCCGACGAGCTCACCACCGAACAGCTGGAACTGCTCACCGAGCAGCTGCTGGTCACCAACGAGCGCAACGAACGGCTGATCGAGGGGCTGCTGGTGCTCAGCGAGAGCGACCGCGGGCTGATGACCCGCACCCCGCTGCGCCTCGACGAGATCGCCGCCGCCGTCGTGGACAGCCACCGCAAACGGGCCGCCGAGGCGGGTGTCACGATGTCGAGCACACTTCGGCCCCGTACCGTGGTGGGGGAAAAGGTGTTGCTGGAACGGCTGGTCACCAACCTGGTGCAGAACGCCGTCAAGTACAACCGGCCGGGCGGGACCATCGACGTCCAGGTCGGCGACGAACCGGCCCTGATCGTCCTGAACACCGGCGACGACGTGCCACCGGAGGACGTGCCCGCGCTGTTCGAGCCGTTCCGGCGCAAGAGCGCCACCCGCATCGACCACAGCGGCGGCGCCGGTCTCGGGCTGGCCATCGCCCGCTCGATCACCCAGGCGCACGAGGGCCTGATCTCGGCGTCCTCCACCGGCCACGACGGGCTGCGGGTCGAGGTGACGTTCCCGCCCGTGCCCCGGAGTCAGTAA
- a CDS encoding methyl-accepting chemotaxis protein, producing MVNPATRRFADLSVRVKILTAIGVATLVALVVGLVTLLALNKAADAAQAIYDNNVVNVTQVGQIRAAIVQTRLDVATSAIAPDDATSEKYNDATADDIAAVDDAIASYRDGTYAGDPGVLTTLDDLWKEFQQVVDERQSAAAADNDYATWTTVNEDEIAPVVERMMAAVDSLTAAEAADAATNATSAQSKSTSSRRLSIVLLAVGLVFALALGGAVAAAIVRSLSRVRAVCEALAAGDLTRTSGLSSADEPGQMGRALDAAMVRLRGTVATIDGSATSLAAASDEMTSVSAQIAASAERTAGVAQHVSDAAEEVSRSVSTVSAGGDEMSTSIREISQNATEAAQVAGEAVQLASTTSRTMGKLGDSSAEIGNVIKVITAIAEQTNLLALNATIEAARAGELGKGFAVVASEVKDLAQETARATEDISRRVETIQADTSGAITAIEEISRVIARISDFQTTIASAVEEQTATTAEMNRSVAEAAAGTSSIAQTIVSVADAARDTSEGAGRSQQTTGELARLSTELSGLVSAFRY from the coding sequence GTGGTCAACCCCGCAACACGTCGGTTCGCTGATCTCAGCGTGCGCGTCAAAATCCTCACCGCGATCGGTGTCGCCACGCTCGTCGCGCTCGTCGTCGGACTGGTCACGCTGCTCGCGCTGAACAAGGCCGCGGACGCCGCCCAGGCGATCTACGACAACAACGTCGTCAACGTGACCCAGGTCGGCCAGATCCGCGCCGCCATCGTCCAGACCCGGCTGGACGTGGCCACCTCCGCGATCGCACCGGACGACGCGACGAGCGAGAAGTACAACGACGCCACCGCCGACGACATCGCCGCCGTCGACGACGCGATAGCGAGTTACCGGGACGGGACCTATGCCGGCGACCCCGGGGTGCTGACCACGCTGGATGACCTGTGGAAGGAGTTTCAGCAGGTGGTGGACGAGCGGCAGTCGGCCGCCGCCGCCGACAACGACTACGCCACCTGGACCACCGTCAACGAGGACGAGATCGCCCCGGTCGTGGAGAGGATGATGGCGGCCGTCGACAGCCTCACCGCCGCGGAGGCCGCGGACGCCGCCACGAACGCCACGTCGGCCCAGTCGAAGTCCACGTCGTCGCGGCGGCTGTCGATCGTGCTGCTCGCCGTCGGGCTGGTGTTCGCGCTCGCCCTGGGCGGCGCGGTGGCCGCCGCGATCGTGCGGTCGCTCTCCCGGGTCAGGGCGGTGTGCGAGGCGCTCGCCGCCGGCGATCTCACCCGTACCAGTGGGCTGAGCAGCGCCGACGAGCCCGGCCAGATGGGACGGGCGCTCGACGCCGCGATGGTCCGGCTGCGCGGCACGGTCGCCACCATCGACGGTTCGGCCACGTCGCTGGCGGCCGCCAGCGACGAGATGACGAGCGTGTCCGCGCAGATCGCCGCGTCCGCCGAGCGGACCGCGGGGGTCGCGCAGCACGTGTCGGACGCCGCGGAGGAGGTTTCCCGCAGCGTCAGCACGGTGTCGGCCGGCGGCGACGAGATGAGCACCTCGATCCGGGAGATCTCGCAGAACGCGACGGAGGCCGCTCAGGTCGCCGGCGAGGCCGTGCAGCTGGCGTCGACCACCTCGCGGACCATGGGCAAGCTGGGCGACTCGTCGGCGGAGATCGGCAACGTGATCAAGGTGATCACCGCGATCGCGGAGCAGACGAACCTGCTCGCGCTCAACGCGACGATCGAGGCGGCGCGGGCGGGTGAGCTCGGGAAAGGCTTCGCGGTGGTGGCCTCCGAGGTCAAGGATCTGGCCCAGGAGACGGCCCGGGCCACCGAGGACATCTCCCGCCGGGTGGAGACGATCCAGGCCGACACCTCCGGGGCGATCACCGCGATCGAGGAGATCTCCCGGGTGATCGCCCGGATCAGCGATTTCCAGACCACGATCGCCTCGGCCGTGGAGGAGCAGACCGCCACCACCGCCGAGATGAACCGCAGTGTGGCCGAGGCCGCCGCCGGCACGTCCAGCATCGCGCAGACCATCGTCAGTGTCGCCGACGCCGCCCGCGACACCAGCGAGGGCGCCGGCCGGTCGCAGCAGACCACCGGGGAGCTGGCCCGGCTCTCCACCGAGCTGAGCGGCCTGGTGTCGGCGTTCCGTTACTGA
- a CDS encoding MepB family protein, whose translation MHDDLRAAKELVYDPAGLVCSRPVPEPESADYGAHFLRINGSSVRFRTGRTTPTKAGQFVTLWARSESGPIRPLDTTDAVDLVVVSTRDAQQFGHFVFPMEALRERGIVANNGSGGKRGFRIYPPWATTTSRQAANSQSWQLGHFLPVNDGTSLDVNRARALYVPRR comes from the coding sequence GTGCACGACGATCTCCGCGCCGCGAAGGAGCTGGTCTACGACCCCGCCGGTCTTGTCTGCTCCCGCCCTGTTCCCGAGCCGGAGAGCGCCGACTACGGCGCCCATTTCCTCCGCATCAACGGTTCGTCCGTCAGATTCCGCACGGGCAGAACAACACCGACGAAGGCCGGACAGTTCGTCACCCTGTGGGCTAGGTCGGAAAGCGGTCCGATCCGGCCCCTCGACACCACGGATGCCGTCGATCTGGTGGTGGTCAGCACCCGGGACGCCCAGCAGTTCGGCCACTTCGTCTTTCCCATGGAGGCCCTCCGTGAACGCGGCATCGTCGCGAACAACGGTTCCGGGGGGAAGCGGGGCTTCCGCATATATCCGCCCTGGGCCACCACGACGAGCCGTCAGGCCGCCAACTCGCAATCATGGCAACTCGGCCACTTCCTGCCCGTGAACGACGGCACGTCGCTCGACGTCAACCGCGCCCGAGCGCTGTACGTTCCGCGCCGTTGA
- a CDS encoding MarR family winged helix-turn-helix transcriptional regulator has product MSRSGADLALLLLGGFRGLVDAATEELARRGYQDVRPVHDFAMRAIAAGADSASDLGRSLSVAKQSAAKTIAVLEERGYVIREPDPRDARRKRLQVTPLGFEVMREGEAVFDELRTRWEQRLGAAEFARFEGQLATLVGAAPVRFDTPGWIAGDLDGSA; this is encoded by the coding sequence ATGTCCCGCTCTGGCGCTGATCTCGCGTTACTGCTGCTCGGTGGCTTTCGAGGCCTCGTGGACGCCGCGACCGAAGAGCTTGCTCGGCGGGGCTACCAGGACGTCCGGCCCGTTCACGACTTCGCGATGCGCGCCATCGCGGCCGGAGCCGACAGCGCATCCGACCTGGGCCGGAGCCTCTCCGTCGCCAAACAGTCAGCAGCCAAGACCATCGCTGTCCTCGAGGAACGCGGGTACGTCATTCGCGAACCCGATCCCCGCGATGCCCGCCGCAAACGCCTCCAGGTCACTCCGCTCGGATTCGAAGTCATGCGCGAAGGCGAAGCAGTCTTCGACGAGTTGCGCACCCGGTGGGAGCAGCGGCTGGGTGCTGCCGAGTTCGCGAGATTCGAAGGACAGCTGGCGACATTGGTAGGCGCGGCTCCCGTTCGCTTCGACACACCGGGGTGGATCGCAGGAGACCTCGACGGGTCGGCCTGA
- a CDS encoding alpha/beta fold hydrolase — translation MSIVEIDTPAVFMRRSMTPARTPQGITHHRADVNGTSLHYVSAGTGGSPILLVHGFPESWWAFHRLIPLLAATHRVFAVDLRGFGDSGNEPGAYDSATSAADLHHLITHLDVGPVHLTGQDISGATVFRLATTHPEQVRSLTAIEMGLPGFGLEALADVTRGGAWHIGVLAAPDIPELLLAGREKEFLGRYAFPSMTAVPEAIGDTDIEEFSRGYRRSGGWRGATGLYRSMLQEGSEIRRLAESPGLHQPVLAVGAGGGAFTRDTMSQAASTAISDVQLVDVGHYVALEAPEELAAAILSFIDGVDKASTPG, via the coding sequence GTGTCTATCGTCGAAATCGACACCCCGGCTGTCTTTATGAGGAGAAGCATGACTCCCGCCCGTACACCCCAGGGCATCACGCACCACCGCGCTGACGTCAACGGCACCAGCCTCCACTACGTCAGCGCCGGCACCGGCGGCTCGCCGATCCTGCTGGTCCACGGCTTCCCCGAGAGCTGGTGGGCATTCCACAGACTGATTCCCCTGCTGGCCGCCACCCATCGGGTCTTCGCCGTGGACCTGCGCGGCTTCGGCGACTCCGGCAACGAGCCGGGCGCCTACGACAGCGCTACCTCAGCCGCCGACCTGCACCACCTGATCACTCACCTCGACGTCGGACCCGTCCATCTCACCGGACAGGACATCAGCGGAGCGACCGTCTTCCGCCTGGCCACCACGCACCCCGAGCAGGTGCGCAGCCTCACCGCCATCGAGATGGGCCTGCCCGGATTCGGCTTGGAGGCGCTGGCCGACGTAACCCGTGGGGGTGCCTGGCACATCGGCGTCCTCGCTGCCCCGGACATTCCCGAACTCCTGCTCGCCGGACGCGAGAAAGAGTTCCTCGGCCGCTACGCCTTCCCTTCGATGACCGCTGTACCGGAGGCGATCGGGGACACCGACATCGAGGAGTTCTCTCGCGGTTACCGGCGATCCGGCGGCTGGCGCGGTGCCACCGGCCTTTACCGCTCCATGCTGCAGGAAGGCTCCGAGATCAGGAGGCTCGCCGAGTCACCCGGCCTCCACCAGCCCGTACTCGCCGTCGGTGCCGGAGGCGGCGCGTTCACCCGCGACACCATGTCACAGGCGGCATCCACGGCAATCAGCGACGTTCAATTGGTGGACGTCGGCCATTACGTCGCTCTGGAAGCACCTGAGGAACTGGCAGCAGCCATACTGAGCTTCATCGACGGCGTCGACAAAGCGTCAACCCCCGGCTGA
- a CDS encoding cryptochrome/photolyase family protein, which produces MRRRWLFADQLGPHFLDSPEQPVLLVESKGVFRRRVFHRQKAHLVLSALRHLARGNDNVRLVRAETYAEAVTEPVTVCHPTSRAARGLVRRLPRVEMLAPRGFVTAPEDFVAWAHGRDHLRLEDFYRDARRRHDILMDGAEPAGGRWNFDADNREPPPASLDVPAPPQITEDDIDAEVREDLDRWERDDGIRFVGNDGPRLFPATRAEALARLRHFVEYRLPLFGPYEDAMLAGDPLMAHSMLSASINLGLLDPLEVVEHAEAAYRKKGVDLQSVEGFVRQILGWRDFIWHLYWYFEPGYRNADELGARQELPAWFQRLDADAVEARCLSDVLAGVRDRGWVHHILRLMVLGNYAMQRGWRPGALADWFHRSFVDGYEWVMTANVIGMSQFADGGRMSTKPYAAGGAYISRMSDYCGGCRYRPQVRLGEDACPYTAGYWSFLARHERELAGNHRMRQPLQGLRRLADLEAVVEQEEARGSRAP; this is translated from the coding sequence ATGAGACGCCGGTGGCTGTTCGCTGATCAGCTGGGGCCGCACTTTCTGGACTCTCCCGAGCAGCCTGTGCTGCTGGTGGAGTCGAAAGGTGTCTTCCGCCGCCGGGTCTTTCACCGGCAGAAGGCGCACCTCGTCCTCTCCGCGTTGCGCCACCTCGCGCGCGGCAACGACAACGTGCGGCTGGTGCGGGCCGAGACCTACGCCGAGGCCGTCACCGAGCCGGTCACCGTCTGCCATCCGACGTCCCGGGCGGCGCGGGGACTCGTACGGCGGCTGCCCCGGGTCGAGATGCTGGCGCCGCGCGGGTTCGTGACCGCGCCGGAGGACTTCGTGGCGTGGGCGCACGGGCGTGACCACCTGCGGCTGGAGGACTTCTATCGGGACGCGCGGCGACGGCACGACATCCTCATGGACGGCGCCGAGCCGGCCGGAGGGCGCTGGAACTTCGACGCCGACAACCGGGAGCCGCCGCCGGCCAGCCTGGACGTGCCGGCGCCGCCGCAGATCACCGAGGACGACATCGACGCTGAGGTGCGCGAGGACCTGGACCGGTGGGAGCGTGACGACGGGATCAGGTTCGTCGGGAACGACGGGCCGCGGCTGTTCCCGGCCACCCGCGCGGAGGCGCTCGCCCGGCTGCGGCACTTCGTCGAGTATCGGCTGCCGCTCTTCGGTCCGTACGAGGACGCCATGCTCGCCGGTGACCCGCTGATGGCGCACAGCATGTTGAGCGCGTCGATCAATCTGGGACTGCTCGATCCGCTGGAGGTGGTCGAGCACGCTGAGGCCGCGTACCGGAAGAAGGGTGTTGATCTTCAATCGGTGGAGGGCTTCGTGCGGCAGATTCTCGGGTGGCGCGACTTCATCTGGCACCTGTACTGGTATTTCGAGCCCGGTTATCGGAATGCCGACGAGTTGGGCGCGCGGCAGGAGCTGCCCGCGTGGTTCCAGCGGCTGGACGCCGACGCGGTCGAGGCGCGCTGCCTGTCCGATGTGCTCGCCGGGGTGCGTGATCGCGGCTGGGTGCACCACATTCTGCGGCTGATGGTGCTCGGCAACTACGCGATGCAGCGCGGCTGGCGGCCCGGCGCGCTGGCCGATTGGTTCCACCGGTCGTTCGTCGACGGGTACGAGTGGGTGATGACCGCCAACGTGATCGGTATGAGCCAGTTCGCCGACGGCGGGCGGATGAGCACCAAGCCGTACGCGGCGGGTGGGGCTTACATCAGCCGGATGAGCGACTACTGCGGCGGGTGTCGTTACCGGCCGCAGGTACGCCTCGGGGAGGACGCCTGCCCGTACACGGCGGGGTACTGGAGTTTCCTGGCACGCCACGAGCGGGAGCTGGCCGGCAACCATCGGATGCGGCAGCCGTTGCAGGGGTTACGCCGGCTGGCGGATCTGGAGGCGGTGGTGGAGCAGGAGGAGGCGCGGGGCTCACGGGCGCCTTAG
- a CDS encoding serine hydrolase domain-containing protein — protein sequence MEINKVGIVAVSVASALVLGVGSPAAAVRPRVSTICSLESAGMGQAIAGLPDDAATSAQVRVTTAAGCWEGASGVADLRTNAPVPAHARFRIGSVTKVFTAAVVLQLAAENRLSLDDSVRRHLPGVLPASYSGVTVRQLLNHTSGLPSPALPDDIAWALAHRYDVWTPERIVRTALRNPREFGPGDEQHYTNMGYIVAGMLIEKITGHSYGGEVRRRITGPLGLRDTYVPGLDPAIRGPHAHGYQVVGSTLVDVTKWSQTLTPAAGDMISTVADLDVFTEALFTGRVVPASLLEEMFTLPAVKDVSGGPATHSAGLEATTLPTGEVLWAKSGARYGYSSAIGASRDGGFRLIYSVTSTDAKGEGQTVTAERIIYAALGMR from the coding sequence ATGGAGATCAATAAGGTGGGCATCGTCGCTGTCTCGGTTGCTTCGGCACTGGTTCTCGGGGTGGGGTCCCCCGCTGCTGCTGTTCGGCCGCGGGTTTCCACGATCTGCTCGCTGGAGTCGGCGGGTATGGGGCAGGCCATCGCGGGACTGCCCGACGACGCGGCGACGAGCGCGCAGGTGCGGGTCACCACGGCGGCAGGCTGCTGGGAGGGCGCGTCGGGCGTCGCCGACCTGCGGACCAACGCCCCGGTTCCGGCGCACGCGCGGTTCCGGATCGGCAGCGTCACCAAGGTCTTCACCGCTGCCGTCGTGCTGCAACTGGCGGCGGAGAACCGGCTGAGCCTGGACGACTCGGTCCGGCGGCACCTGCCCGGCGTCCTCCCGGCGTCGTACTCCGGGGTCACCGTGCGGCAGCTGCTGAACCACACCAGCGGGCTGCCCAGCCCGGCCCTGCCGGACGACATCGCGTGGGCGCTGGCACACCGGTACGACGTGTGGACGCCGGAACGGATCGTCCGGACGGCGCTGCGCAACCCGCGCGAGTTCGGGCCCGGCGATGAGCAGCACTACACGAACATGGGTTACATCGTCGCCGGAATGCTGATCGAGAAGATCACCGGGCATTCGTACGGTGGTGAGGTGCGGCGGCGGATCACCGGGCCGCTGGGGTTGCGGGACACGTACGTGCCGGGACTCGATCCGGCGATCCGCGGGCCGCACGCGCACGGATACCAGGTGGTGGGATCCACCCTCGTCGACGTGACGAAGTGGAGCCAGACCCTGACGCCCGCGGCCGGGGACATGATCTCCACCGTGGCCGATCTGGACGTGTTCACGGAGGCGCTCTTCACCGGCCGGGTGGTGCCGGCGTCCCTGCTGGAGGAGATGTTCACACTGCCCGCCGTGAAGGACGTGAGCGGCGGGCCGGCCACCCACAGCGCCGGGCTGGAGGCGACGACGCTGCCGACCGGTGAGGTGTTGTGGGCAAAGTCGGGGGCACGGTACGGGTACTCCAGCGCGATCGGCGCCAGCCGGGACGGAGGGTTCCGGCTGATCTACTCGGTGACCTCGACGGACGCCAAGGGTGAGGGCCAGACGGTGACCGCCGAGCGCATCATCTACGCGGCCCTGGGCATGCGCTGA
- a CDS encoding ABC transporter ATP-binding protein produces the protein MSDALVEIDDLKVHFPIKSGLLFDRTVGFVFAVDGVSLKIRRGETYGLVGESGCGKSTFGRGLLRLVEPTSGSITFDGTDVRALKGEQMRRFRRRMQMVFQDPMASLDPRQSVESLLVEGLKAHKIDVGTRLRSTLDAVGLPASALNKYPHEFSGGQRQRIGIARALVLEPELIVADEPVSALDVSIQAQVINLLGDLQASLGLTYLVIAHDLAVVRHISDTVGVMYLGALVEEAGGDLLYERPLHPYTRALLSAVPIPDPHVEDRRERILLAGDLPSPANPPSGCRFRTRCPWSQDRCAAERPELRVFDDSGQRVACHFAEEILSGELRMHEVRPEIVRPGAAEGAPDVGDGLIQTP, from the coding sequence GTGAGCGACGCCCTGGTGGAGATCGATGACCTGAAGGTTCATTTCCCGATCAAAAGCGGACTGCTCTTCGACCGTACCGTCGGATTTGTCTTTGCCGTCGACGGTGTCTCCCTGAAGATCCGGCGGGGTGAGACCTACGGTCTCGTCGGCGAGTCCGGGTGCGGCAAATCGACGTTCGGGCGCGGCCTGCTGCGACTGGTCGAGCCGACCAGCGGCAGCATCACCTTCGACGGTACGGACGTGCGCGCGCTCAAGGGCGAGCAGATGCGACGATTCCGGCGGCGCATGCAGATGGTCTTCCAGGACCCGATGGCCAGCCTCGACCCCCGCCAGTCCGTCGAGTCCTTGCTGGTCGAAGGCCTCAAAGCCCACAAGATCGACGTGGGTACGCGTCTGCGCTCCACCCTGGACGCGGTCGGGCTCCCGGCGTCGGCACTGAACAAGTACCCGCACGAGTTCTCCGGCGGCCAGCGGCAGCGGATCGGCATCGCCCGCGCCCTGGTCCTCGAACCCGAGCTGATCGTGGCCGACGAGCCGGTCTCCGCGCTGGACGTGTCGATCCAGGCACAGGTGATCAACCTGCTCGGCGACCTGCAGGCCTCCCTCGGGCTGACCTACCTGGTGATCGCGCACGACCTCGCCGTGGTCCGACACATTTCGGACACGGTCGGCGTGATGTATCTCGGGGCGCTGGTCGAGGAGGCGGGTGGGGACCTGCTCTATGAGCGACCGCTGCATCCGTACACGAGAGCGCTCCTCTCCGCCGTGCCGATCCCGGACCCGCACGTGGAGGACCGGCGGGAGCGGATCCTGCTCGCCGGTGACCTGCCGTCACCGGCGAACCCGCCGAGCGGGTGCCGGTTCCGTACCCGATGTCCCTGGTCGCAGGACCGGTGTGCCGCGGAACGGCCGGAACTGCGGGTGTTCGACGACTCGGGGCAGCGGGTGGCGTGCCATTTCGCCGAGGAGATCCTCAGTGGAGAGTTGCGGATGCACGAGGTGCGGCCGGAGATCGTGCGGCCGGGCGCCGCCGAGGGGGCGCCTGACGTCGGGGACGGACTGATTCAGACCCCCTAA
- a CDS encoding ABC transporter ATP-binding protein produces MALLDVRDLSVVFQRRGAEPFTAVDGVSFTVEPGQTVGLVGESGCGKSVTSLAIMGLLPRRGNRVAGEVRFDGADLLTLRPQDLRDRRGRDIGMIFQDPLSSLNPVIPLGLQVAEVLERHQGQSRQAALRQAAGLLDAVGIPDPARRLKEFPHQLSGGMRQRALIAIALACKPRLLIADEPTTALDVTIQAQILTLLKELVEQSGTALMMITHDLGVVAGLCDTVNVLYAGKVVERATRHDLFGAPLHPYTNGLLQSVPRLDVSRGGRLHQIRGSVGDTIPWSEGCAFAPRCDRVIDDCIGATVPLEPIARGGALRCTNPVPQEVPA; encoded by the coding sequence ATGGCACTACTCGACGTACGCGATCTGTCGGTCGTCTTCCAGCGCCGGGGGGCCGAGCCGTTCACCGCGGTGGACGGGGTCAGCTTCACCGTGGAGCCCGGCCAGACGGTCGGGCTGGTCGGCGAGTCCGGCTGCGGCAAGTCGGTGACCAGTCTGGCGATCATGGGACTGCTCCCCCGGCGCGGCAACCGGGTCGCCGGCGAGGTCCGCTTCGACGGCGCCGACCTGCTCACGCTACGGCCGCAGGACCTGCGGGACCGGCGCGGCCGGGACATCGGCATGATCTTCCAGGACCCGCTCTCCTCGCTGAACCCGGTGATCCCGCTCGGCCTGCAGGTGGCCGAGGTGCTGGAACGCCACCAGGGACAGAGCCGGCAGGCGGCGCTGCGCCAGGCCGCCGGACTGCTCGACGCGGTCGGCATCCCGGACCCGGCGCGACGGCTCAAGGAGTTCCCGCACCAGCTCTCCGGTGGCATGCGGCAGCGGGCCCTGATCGCCATCGCGCTGGCCTGCAAGCCACGCCTGCTGATCGCCGACGAGCCGACCACCGCGCTGGACGTGACCATCCAGGCGCAGATCCTGACGCTGCTCAAGGAGCTGGTCGAGCAGTCCGGGACGGCCCTCATGATGATCACCCATGACCTCGGCGTGGTGGCCGGGCTCTGCGACACGGTGAACGTGCTCTACGCCGGCAAGGTGGTCGAGCGGGCCACCCGGCACGATCTCTTCGGGGCGCCGCTCCACCCGTACACGAATGGGCTTCTGCAGTCGGTCCCCCGGCTCGACGTGTCCCGGGGCGGGCGGCTGCACCAGATCCGCGGCTCGGTCGGCGACACCATCCCGTGGTCCGAGGGGTGTGCCTTCGCGCCGCGCTGCGACCGGGTGATCGACGACTGCATCGGTGCCACAGTGCCGCTCGAGCCGATCGCCCGCGGTGGCGCGCTGCGGTGCACGAATCCCGTCCCGCAGGAGGTGCCGGCGTGA